The following coding sequences lie in one Metallumcola ferriviriculae genomic window:
- a CDS encoding glutamine--tRNA ligase/YqeY domain fusion protein, translating into MNDSIEEREGKTPANFIEHLISDDLKEGKNDSRIHTRFPPEPNGYLHIGHAKSICLNFGLALQYNGLCNLRFDDTNPSKEDTEYVDSIRTDVKWLGYDWDERLFYASDYFEKLYQFAEQLIRNGKAYVCDLNPEEIRAYRGTLTEPGKNSPYRDRSAEENLALFEKMRAGEFPDGSRVLRGKIDMSSPNLNMRDPVLYRIQRASHHRTGDEWCIYPMYDYAHPVSDALEGITHSICTLEFADHRPLYDWVVENIDLPAQPRQIEFARLNLTHTVMSKRKLRQLVEEGHVNGWDDPRMPTISGLRRRGYTPESIKDFCNRIGVAKANSEVDIAFLEHCIRQDLNANAPRVMAVLQPLKVVIENYPEDNVEELDAENNPEKPEMGSRKMPFCREIFIEQEDFREEAPKKFFRLKPGKEVRLKHAYIIKCEEVVKNEKGDIIELRCTYDPSSKSGEDTSGKKVKGTLHWVSAKHAHKAEVRIYDHLFTKENPEEEGEDFKTNINPDSLELLKDCRVEPSLANAKPGERFQFLRKGYFCVDPDSDNDNLVFNRVVSLKDTWAKMQKGKK; encoded by the coding sequence ATGAATGACAGCATTGAAGAACGGGAGGGGAAGACCCCTGCTAATTTTATTGAACACTTAATTAGTGATGATTTGAAAGAAGGGAAAAATGACAGTCGCATACACACCCGCTTTCCTCCCGAGCCCAACGGATATTTACATATCGGTCATGCCAAATCCATCTGCTTGAATTTTGGTCTGGCGCTGCAGTATAACGGCCTTTGTAATTTGCGTTTTGATGATACTAACCCATCAAAAGAGGATACGGAATATGTGGATTCTATCCGAACAGATGTTAAGTGGTTGGGTTATGATTGGGATGAGCGGTTGTTTTATGCTTCCGATTACTTCGAGAAGCTATATCAATTTGCTGAGCAGCTAATTAGGAACGGTAAGGCTTACGTTTGTGATTTAAACCCGGAGGAAATCAGGGCTTACCGAGGCACCCTCACGGAACCAGGCAAGAACAGTCCGTATCGTGACCGTTCAGCAGAAGAAAATCTGGCCCTTTTTGAAAAGATGCGCGCCGGAGAATTTCCCGATGGGTCACGGGTACTGCGGGGAAAGATAGATATGAGCTCGCCCAATTTAAACATGAGGGATCCGGTGCTTTACCGTATTCAACGGGCGAGTCATCACCGCACCGGGGATGAGTGGTGTATTTATCCCATGTATGACTATGCCCATCCTGTCTCAGATGCGCTAGAAGGGATAACACACTCCATCTGCACTCTTGAATTCGCGGACCATCGGCCACTATATGATTGGGTAGTGGAAAACATAGACTTGCCCGCGCAGCCTCGACAAATAGAGTTCGCCCGGCTGAATTTAACTCATACGGTGATGAGTAAACGTAAACTGCGGCAGTTGGTGGAAGAAGGGCACGTTAATGGCTGGGACGACCCCCGTATGCCAACTATTTCCGGATTACGCCGCCGCGGTTATACTCCTGAATCCATCAAAGACTTTTGTAATCGGATTGGGGTGGCCAAGGCCAACAGTGAGGTGGATATCGCTTTTCTTGAGCATTGTATTCGGCAGGATTTAAATGCCAATGCCCCCCGGGTGATGGCAGTGCTGCAACCGCTTAAGGTAGTGATAGAAAACTATCCCGAAGATAATGTAGAAGAGCTAGATGCAGAAAATAATCCTGAGAAACCGGAAATGGGCTCCAGAAAAATGCCTTTTTGCCGTGAAATCTTCATTGAACAAGAGGATTTTCGCGAAGAGGCACCCAAGAAGTTTTTTCGCTTAAAGCCGGGTAAAGAAGTGCGTTTAAAGCATGCCTATATTATTAAGTGCGAAGAAGTAGTTAAGAATGAAAAGGGTGACATTATTGAACTACGCTGCACCTATGACCCCAGCAGCAAAAGCGGTGAGGATACCAGCGGCAAAAAAGTAAAGGGCACCTTGCACTGGGTTTCCGCAAAACATGCCCATAAGGCCGAAGTAAGAATATATGATCACCTGTTCACCAAAGAGAACCCGGAAGAGGAAGGGGAGGATTTTAAAACTAATATCAACCCTGACTCTTTAGAATTATTAAAGGACTGCAGGGTAGAGCCAAGTTTAGCGAATGCCAAACCTGGAGAGAGATTCCAATTTTTACGCAAAGGTTATTTCTGTGTAGATCCGGACTCCGATAACGACAATTTGGTGTTCAATAGAGTTGTTTCTTTAAAAGACACTTGGGCAAAAATGCAAAAAGGAAAGAAATAA
- a CDS encoding sulfite exporter TauE/SafE family protein, translating into MPVPYIILILITGIAAGFINTLAGGGSLLTMPMLIFLGLPSAMANGTNRIALMVQNIVAITNFRRKGFFDWRLSLMLGIPAVLGSVLGANLAISLPDNVFNKILAVVMLLVLVLILWQPQKRLEASEENLSKKSKIIAVITFFFVGIYGGFIQAGVGFIIIASLTLITGMSLVRVNSIKVFVVAIYMVSSLAIFIISGQVNWVLGLTLAVGHGLGGWLGSNFAVAKGDKWIRVFLVIAVVMMAAKLLGVFELFA; encoded by the coding sequence ATGCCCGTACCATACATAATTTTAATTCTAATAACAGGAATAGCCGCAGGATTTATAAACACTTTAGCCGGCGGCGGTTCACTTCTTACTATGCCGATGTTGATCTTTTTAGGGCTTCCTTCCGCGATGGCCAACGGTACCAATCGCATTGCCCTAATGGTGCAAAATATCGTTGCCATTACCAATTTCCGCCGTAAGGGTTTCTTTGATTGGAGATTGAGTCTGATGCTGGGCATTCCGGCAGTACTGGGGTCCGTCTTAGGTGCAAATTTAGCTATCTCTCTACCGGACAATGTCTTTAACAAAATTCTTGCCGTGGTTATGCTGCTGGTGCTGGTGCTTATCCTGTGGCAGCCGCAAAAACGACTAGAGGCATCTGAAGAGAACCTGTCAAAGAAAAGTAAGATAATCGCAGTGATAACTTTTTTCTTTGTCGGCATCTACGGGGGCTTTATTCAAGCGGGGGTAGGCTTTATCATAATCGCCAGCCTAACATTAATCACCGGCATGTCCTTAGTACGTGTCAACAGCATTAAGGTCTTTGTAGTGGCAATTTACATGGTTTCGTCATTGGCTATATTCATCATCAGCGGCCAGGTCAACTGGGTACTGGGCTTGACGCTGGCAGTGGGTCACGGGTTGGGCGGCTGGCTGGGTAGTAATTTTGCCGTCGCCAAGGGCGATAAATGGATACGAGTGTTTCTGGTCATTGCAGTGGTAATGATGGCCGCTAAACTGCTGGGAGTATTCGAACTGTTTGCCTGA
- a CDS encoding ABC transporter ATP-binding protein, whose translation MVIDLAANVCLKGVTFSYDNAPPVLEQVDLSFSRGFYLIKGPSGAGKSTLLRLLCKLDIPVAGEILYQGVPYSRWDTGLLRTKLSYVQQMPVVLPGTVKENLMLPFKFNQLRSAPRPDDDRLREWLDYFLLDGVSLDSRADKLSVGQRQRLTLIRSLMLEPEMLLLDEPTASLDPQARELVEQLVEKLNMERGIGIIMVSHNDFVPRSVPARHIYVEGKKVEERKYDSD comes from the coding sequence ATGGTGATTGATTTAGCAGCTAATGTTTGTCTTAAAGGCGTTACTTTTAGTTACGATAATGCGCCCCCGGTATTGGAACAGGTCGACCTTTCTTTTAGCCGGGGTTTTTATTTAATCAAAGGCCCGTCCGGTGCAGGAAAATCTACATTGCTGCGGCTGCTTTGTAAATTAGATATCCCTGTAGCAGGCGAAATCCTTTACCAAGGTGTACCGTACAGTCGGTGGGATACCGGTTTGCTGCGCACTAAGCTGAGTTACGTGCAGCAGATGCCTGTTGTCTTGCCCGGCACGGTAAAGGAAAATTTAATGCTGCCTTTCAAGTTCAATCAGCTGCGCAGCGCGCCGCGGCCCGACGATGATCGATTGCGGGAGTGGTTGGACTATTTCCTGCTGGATGGTGTCAGCTTGGATAGTAGGGCAGATAAGCTTTCTGTGGGGCAGAGGCAGAGGTTAACATTAATTCGTTCTTTAATGCTGGAGCCGGAGATGCTGTTATTGGATGAACCTACGGCTTCTCTTGACCCTCAAGCTCGGGAACTGGTGGAACAGCTGGTAGAAAAGTTGAACATGGAGCGTGGCATAGGTATCATTATGGTCAGCCATAATGATTTTGTTCCTCGGTCTGTGCCGGCGAGGCATATTTACGTTGAAGGGAAGAAAGTGGAGGAAAGAAAATATGACAGCGATTGA